The following proteins are co-located in the Dyadobacter chenwenxiniae genome:
- a CDS encoding class I SAM-dependent methyltransferase — MSTEKQSHEAHSGWYEVQYATQEAKDKAIENWEYDEQHKTINHWIHRRQLELTAPFTIEKKSWLTVGDGYGFDANYFHRQGLETTATDISGTFLPLSKARGFFQHYAVENVEKLSFADDSYDYIFCKEAYHHFPRPYLGVYEMLRVAREAVILVEPHDPISKMPFLLALRNVLDRFDTKLLQKYWKNRYSFEEVGNYVFKLSEREMDKLANGMGLPAVAFKGINNNYYHPSYAKDKADDSSPAFRKIKRKLAFHNSLTRFSLMPSQVLCAVIFKKLPSQQVMEAMKREGFQVHIFPPNPYAR; from the coding sequence ATGTCTACGGAAAAGCAGAGCCATGAGGCGCATTCGGGTTGGTATGAGGTGCAGTATGCAACTCAGGAGGCAAAGGATAAGGCTATCGAGAACTGGGAATATGATGAGCAGCATAAAACCATTAATCATTGGATCCACCGCCGGCAGCTGGAACTGACTGCGCCTTTTACCATTGAAAAAAAGTCGTGGCTTACGGTGGGGGACGGCTATGGATTCGATGCCAATTACTTTCACCGGCAAGGATTGGAAACGACTGCAACAGACATTTCCGGCACATTTTTGCCATTATCAAAAGCCCGCGGATTTTTTCAGCATTATGCTGTGGAGAATGTTGAAAAGCTAAGTTTTGCAGACGATTCTTATGATTATATTTTTTGTAAAGAGGCTTATCATCATTTCCCGAGGCCCTATCTGGGCGTTTACGAAATGCTTCGCGTTGCCAGGGAAGCTGTCATATTGGTTGAGCCACACGATCCCATCTCCAAAATGCCATTCTTGCTCGCATTGAGGAATGTTCTCGACCGTTTTGACACTAAACTTTTGCAAAAATATTGGAAGAACCGTTATTCGTTTGAGGAAGTTGGAAATTACGTTTTCAAGCTTTCTGAGCGGGAAATGGATAAATTGGCGAACGGGATGGGGTTGCCCGCAGTTGCATTCAAAGGCATTAATAACAACTATTACCACCCGTCTTACGCCAAAGACAAAGCAGACGACTCCTCACCAGCATTTCGTAAAATCAAACGGAAACTCGCTTTCCACAACTCCCTGACCAGGTTCTCCTTAATGCCTTCGCAAGTGTTATGTGCCGTAATTTTCAAAAAGTTACCATCTCAACAAGTCATGGAAGCGATGAAAAGGGAAGGCTTCCAAGTGCACATTTTCCCGCCAAATCCTTATGCGAGGTAA
- a CDS encoding glycosyltransferase family 4 protein encodes MVLHLSNFHLEGGAGVAAARLHRALLKSNVESALLVSTLTAEEPGVSSLSQNALQSKKALARFIGERLYFYPQEKDPAVRFAFSPAEFGADISNHPLVQQADIIHLHWINFGFLSLDSLDKLFSLGKPVVWTLHDMWTFTGGCHYSRGCGNYLTHCHYCPYLAKPEEYDISFQQFERKQDIYGKAKMALISPSHWLDGLVKKAALTAHIESACIPNCIDTELFRPLDKIAIRKKLNLPESKKLILFAGANIADPRKGFKYFRQALAKTGVLVSEVEVMVLGKANAAFMASFPVPVHYLGKISTSEAMVEAYNAADMIVVPSLEDNLPNTIMEAMSCGTPAVGFATGGIPEMIDHQVNGYIALQGSDQSLAEGIEWVLHDENNAKMSQNARAKVLGTYAESLVAAQYQQLYQSLLTHE; translated from the coding sequence ATGGTGCTTCACCTCAGCAATTTTCATTTGGAAGGAGGAGCGGGAGTAGCCGCGGCGCGTTTGCACCGGGCATTGTTGAAATCAAATGTTGAATCAGCATTACTGGTTTCGACGTTAACAGCGGAAGAGCCCGGAGTCAGCAGCCTGTCGCAAAATGCACTGCAATCAAAAAAAGCGCTGGCCCGTTTCATCGGCGAACGACTTTATTTTTATCCTCAGGAAAAAGACCCAGCTGTGAGATTTGCATTTTCCCCGGCGGAATTTGGCGCAGATATCAGCAACCATCCTTTGGTGCAGCAAGCCGATATCATTCATTTACATTGGATCAATTTCGGCTTTTTATCCCTTGATTCACTGGATAAGCTCTTTTCGTTGGGTAAGCCTGTTGTTTGGACCTTGCATGATATGTGGACATTTACAGGCGGATGCCATTACAGCAGAGGTTGCGGAAACTATCTGACACACTGCCATTATTGTCCCTATCTGGCCAAACCGGAAGAATACGATATTTCTTTCCAGCAATTTGAGCGGAAACAGGATATTTATGGAAAAGCAAAAATGGCGCTGATTTCACCCAGTCATTGGCTGGATGGCCTGGTCAAAAAAGCAGCATTAACGGCGCACATTGAATCTGCATGCATTCCAAATTGCATTGATACGGAACTGTTTAGGCCGCTGGACAAAATAGCGATCCGCAAAAAATTAAATTTGCCTGAATCTAAAAAACTGATTCTTTTTGCCGGCGCCAACATTGCCGATCCGAGGAAAGGTTTTAAATATTTCAGGCAGGCGTTGGCAAAAACTGGTGTGCTTGTCAGTGAAGTTGAGGTTATGGTGCTTGGAAAGGCAAATGCAGCGTTTATGGCTTCTTTTCCGGTGCCTGTTCATTATTTGGGAAAAATTTCCACTTCTGAAGCAATGGTCGAAGCGTATAATGCGGCGGATATGATCGTCGTTCCGTCCCTGGAAGACAATTTGCCAAACACGATCATGGAAGCAATGTCCTGCGGGACGCCGGCTGTCGGTTTCGCAACAGGCGGCATTCCTGAAATGATCGACCATCAGGTCAATGGTTACATTGCTTTGCAAGGTTCGGACCAATCGCTGGCTGAGGGCATTGAATGGGTGTTGCATGATGAAAACAATGCTAAAATGTCTCAAAATGCGCGCGCCAAGGTGCTGGGGACATATGCCGAGAGCCTTGTAGCCGCTCAGTATCAACAACTTTATCAGTCGCTGCTCACGCATGAATGA
- a CDS encoding glycosyltransferase has translation MNDLPVLTIITITYNAERFLGRTLTSVQAALDEVKDPRLVEYLVIDGKSGDNTLKIASTFSFISKIISEPDSGLYDAMNKGLALARGKYVWFLNAGDEIFDPNTLKGLLEAFENNADVYYSDAMLVRENGSEVGLRSQFTPHILPLNLKWQDFALGMKVCHQAFIVRKSIAPTYDIENLSADIDWEIECLKKSTEIHFIKTPLCRYLVGGLSIKNHRRSLIDRFKVLHKHFGLIPSIFNHLRIFWRGAIFARTHGKYW, from the coding sequence ATGAATGACCTTCCTGTGCTTACTATTATCACCATTACTTATAATGCGGAACGGTTTCTGGGCCGCACGCTTACAAGTGTGCAGGCTGCACTCGATGAGGTTAAAGATCCCCGGCTGGTGGAATATCTGGTAATTGACGGCAAATCCGGCGACAATACACTAAAAATTGCCTCAACCTTTTCATTTATCTCCAAAATCATTTCCGAACCAGACAGCGGGTTATACGATGCAATGAACAAAGGGCTCGCCCTCGCGAGAGGAAAATATGTATGGTTTTTGAATGCAGGTGACGAAATTTTTGATCCAAATACATTAAAAGGCCTGCTTGAAGCTTTTGAAAACAATGCGGATGTATATTACAGCGATGCCATGCTCGTGCGAGAAAATGGAAGCGAAGTCGGTTTGCGCAGTCAATTTACGCCGCATATACTGCCGTTGAATCTTAAATGGCAGGATTTCGCCTTAGGGATGAAGGTTTGCCACCAGGCTTTTATTGTCAGAAAGTCCATCGCGCCAACATATGACATTGAAAACCTCAGCGCTGACATTGACTGGGAAATTGAATGTTTGAAAAAATCCACTGAAATACATTTTATAAAAACCCCTCTCTGCCGCTATCTTGTAGGCGGACTTTCCATCAAAAACCACCGCCGTTCTCTTATAGACCGGTTTAAAGTTTTACACAAACATTTCGGGCTGATCCCCTCCATTTTTAACCACCTCCGGATTTTTTGGAGAGGAGCAATTTTTGCACGGACGCACGGCAAGTATTGGTAG
- a CDS encoding SusC/RagA family TonB-linked outer membrane protein — protein sequence MKKVLLLAMFCLLSTWMSVYGQSVQVTGKVTTDGDASPLPGATVQIKGSTVGTQTDADGNYTISAPSSASVIVFSFVGMTAQEVTVGSQSVIDVSMLSDTRSLSEVVVTGFGSQIKRDLTGNIAQVKGTEIQNMPVASVDAALQGRAAGVYVNSGSGKLGQAINVRIRGNSSISASSQPLYVVDGMPITTADQSNSDGGATNPLSDINSNDIESIEILKDASAGAIYGSRAANGVVLITTKRGKAGKTNVSINYQLGTSEATRRVKFLNAEQYVKFYTAAALNSDRIDEIDPSDPESSTAYLLDRLDYYSLGTANTPQQKDYPWQDQAFSKGAMQQLDFQLNGGSEKTKFFLSGQYLDQKGTIIGNKLDRLSTRMNLDHQAYDWLQIGLSMGLARTVNKRLPGDNSFSNPLQMAALTPLTPFTDPETGLPIGTPPGDVNLPLYFNPMITVNYASFTATSFRNLTNAYAQINLLPSLRFRSELGIDLLNQNEESYYQSQNIRNIDQATNGLGENFGTFVTNYNTNNFLTYDKTFDVHALSATLGMSYQESQTRISSTEGTQFPSNSYKKIASAATKSDGSSSETNYRFLSYFLRLNYKFSDKYLLAASARIDGSSRFGANSRYGFFPSVSAGWVLTEEAFLKNNNTLSFLKLRGSYGTTGNSEIGDFPQLGLFSGDAGYAGAAGQRPSQLANPNLKWETTNQADFGLDFGLFNNRINGEIDYYVKKTNGLLLEVNVPATSGFAVRIDNVGKLENKGVEFVLNTQNIVGKFKWNTSLNIANNKNKVTDIQGQIIEGGIRSMSRVMEGQPVGVFYTVEYAGVDRANGDALFYKNTEENGNIDRSTVSNYNSARRVVAGNPNPKFVGGITNTFAFKGFDLNVFFNGVAGNKINFYGVGQYSSANGIYEDNQTADQLNSWTAENPDTDVPEARFYQGNGNQASTRYIYDGSYLRLRSMTLGYNLPSSVTNRLKMDRVRLYVSAMNLATITNYKGWDPEVNTDDISERDLKFALGNDFYTAPQPRTILFGVNIGF from the coding sequence ATGAAAAAAGTTCTGCTATTAGCAATGTTTTGCTTGCTTAGCACATGGATGTCCGTTTACGGGCAGAGTGTTCAGGTCACCGGAAAAGTCACAACGGACGGGGATGCTTCTCCGCTGCCAGGCGCAACGGTGCAGATTAAAGGTTCGACTGTGGGGACGCAAACGGACGCGGATGGTAATTACACCATTAGTGCGCCTTCTTCAGCATCTGTGATTGTATTTAGTTTTGTGGGCATGACGGCGCAAGAAGTGACTGTGGGCAGCCAAAGCGTCATTGACGTGAGCATGCTAAGTGATACCAGGAGTTTGAGTGAAGTGGTTGTGACAGGTTTCGGATCGCAAATCAAGCGCGACCTTACTGGTAACATTGCCCAGGTCAAAGGGACAGAAATCCAAAATATGCCCGTAGCAAGTGTGGACGCTGCATTGCAGGGACGTGCGGCTGGCGTATATGTAAATAGTGGATCCGGTAAGCTGGGGCAAGCGATCAATGTCAGGATACGTGGAAATTCTTCCATCAGCGCAAGCAGCCAGCCGCTGTATGTAGTGGATGGGATGCCTATCACGACTGCGGACCAGAGCAACAGCGACGGCGGGGCAACTAACCCGTTGTCTGATATCAACTCTAACGACATTGAATCCATTGAAATTCTGAAAGATGCTTCGGCGGGCGCTATTTACGGTTCTCGCGCTGCAAATGGTGTTGTTCTGATCACGACAAAACGTGGTAAGGCGGGAAAAACGAATGTGAGCATCAATTATCAGCTCGGTACTTCGGAAGCCACACGACGTGTGAAATTCTTGAATGCAGAACAATACGTGAAATTTTACACCGCTGCAGCACTGAATAGCGATCGGATCGACGAGATTGATCCAAGCGATCCGGAATCAAGCACAGCTTATTTGCTCGACCGGCTTGACTATTACAGCTTAGGAACCGCTAATACGCCTCAGCAAAAGGATTATCCATGGCAAGATCAGGCGTTCAGTAAAGGCGCCATGCAACAGCTTGACTTTCAGCTGAACGGCGGAAGCGAAAAGACGAAATTCTTTCTTTCGGGCCAATATTTAGATCAAAAGGGAACCATTATCGGTAACAAGCTGGACAGACTTTCCACCCGTATGAACCTGGACCACCAGGCATATGATTGGTTGCAGATAGGATTATCAATGGGTTTGGCGAGAACCGTTAACAAGCGCCTGCCGGGGGATAACTCATTCTCTAACCCGCTACAAATGGCCGCATTAACACCGCTGACGCCCTTTACCGACCCGGAAACCGGCCTGCCGATCGGAACGCCTCCTGGTGATGTGAACCTTCCGCTGTATTTCAACCCGATGATTACGGTCAACTATGCAAGCTTTACGGCGACATCATTCCGTAACCTGACGAATGCTTATGCACAAATCAACCTTTTGCCTTCCCTCAGATTCCGGAGCGAACTCGGCATTGATTTGTTGAACCAGAACGAAGAAAGCTATTATCAGAGCCAGAACATACGGAATATCGATCAGGCGACGAATGGTTTGGGAGAAAACTTTGGAACATTTGTAACGAATTACAATACCAACAACTTCCTGACCTACGACAAAACCTTTGATGTACACGCTTTAAGCGCGACACTTGGGATGTCGTACCAGGAATCGCAAACCAGGATAAGCTCAACAGAGGGAACGCAATTCCCTTCCAATTCCTATAAAAAAATTGCAAGTGCGGCTACCAAATCGGATGGAAGTTCGAGTGAAACCAACTACCGTTTCCTTTCCTACTTCCTGCGCTTGAACTACAAATTTTCGGACAAATATCTTCTGGCAGCCAGCGCGCGTATCGACGGTTCTTCCCGATTTGGCGCGAACTCCCGCTACGGATTTTTTCCTTCCGTATCGGCCGGATGGGTTTTAACGGAGGAAGCTTTTTTGAAAAACAATAATACGCTTAGCTTTCTTAAACTAAGAGGAAGCTATGGTACGACCGGCAACTCTGAAATCGGTGATTTCCCGCAACTCGGGCTGTTTTCAGGAGATGCAGGTTATGCAGGCGCAGCCGGCCAGCGTCCTTCACAGCTTGCTAATCCTAACTTGAAATGGGAAACAACGAATCAGGCGGATTTCGGTCTGGATTTCGGATTATTCAATAACCGTATCAACGGTGAAATTGACTATTATGTCAAAAAAACCAATGGTCTGCTGCTTGAAGTCAATGTTCCTGCCACGTCCGGTTTCGCCGTGCGGATAGACAACGTGGGCAAGCTGGAAAACAAGGGAGTTGAATTTGTTTTGAACACCCAAAACATTGTGGGCAAATTCAAATGGAACACTTCATTGAACATTGCTAACAACAAAAATAAGGTTACCGACATTCAGGGACAGATTATTGAAGGTGGTATCCGCAGCATGAGCCGCGTGATGGAAGGTCAGCCGGTGGGTGTGTTTTACACGGTTGAATATGCAGGGGTTGACAGGGCCAATGGGGATGCGCTCTTTTATAAAAACACGGAGGAAAATGGGAACATCGACAGATCCACTGTTTCTAACTACAACAGTGCACGCCGAGTGGTTGCAGGAAATCCTAACCCAAAATTTGTGGGCGGGATCACGAACACATTCGCTTTCAAAGGATTTGACCTGAATGTATTTTTCAATGGTGTTGCCGGCAATAAGATCAATTTCTACGGCGTAGGCCAATATTCCTCGGCCAACGGAATTTATGAGGATAACCAAACAGCCGACCAGCTCAATTCCTGGACTGCGGAGAACCCGGACACCGATGTTCCAGAGGCGCGTTTTTACCAAGGAAATGGTAACCAGGCTTCCACACGTTACATTTATGATGGGTCGTATCTGCGTTTGAGATCCATGACATTGGGTTATAACCTGCCATCCAGCGTAACGAACCGCCTGAAAATGGATCGCGTGCGCCTTTATGTGTCCGCCATGAACCTGGCAACCATTACAAATTATAAAGGATGGGACCCCGAAGTGAACACCGATGACATTTCCGAAAGGGATTTGAAATTTGCGCTTGGAAACGACTTTTACACCGCTCCGCAGCCACGGACGATATTATTCGGCGTCAACATCGGCTTCTAA
- a CDS encoding RagB/SusD family nutrient uptake outer membrane protein, with translation MKKKIFIYSVAFATGLFFTSACNNKLDVDPTQSIDETAALSTSKDVEVTLIGCYDALQDVDVYGGAFQYSSELLGNNDEIAFGGTFQNLLEISAKQLTTVNLAAELTWRDSYVTINRCNNVLSALSIVDEDKRARIEGEARFIRGSVYFDLVRLYAKTWGDGDNATNPGVPLVLEPTRVVTEENKLARNSVAEVYAQVLEDLNAAKSLLPETNTIYANKYAASAQLSRVYLQQGNFALARDEANTVIGSGDYTLNSTFESLFYTFINNGGANPREYIFSMIVTSQDGTNDLNTYFGTTVDDIPGTGGRGDIRILAKHRALYEAGDKRGAFFLTPNSNTYTQKHLDNLGNVLQFRLAEMYLTRAEANFRLGTVVGATPLADINRIRVRAGLKAATAVTLPSILKERHLELAFEGLALHDAKRNKQNVGTIPYNSPRLIFPIPQREIDVNKKLVQNEGYN, from the coding sequence ATGAAAAAGAAAATCTTCATATATAGTGTAGCGTTTGCTACCGGATTGTTTTTTACGAGTGCCTGCAACAACAAACTGGACGTTGACCCGACACAAAGCATCGACGAAACAGCAGCATTAAGCACGTCAAAGGACGTAGAAGTTACGCTGATCGGCTGCTATGATGCCTTGCAGGACGTTGATGTGTATGGCGGTGCGTTCCAATATTCATCCGAGCTTTTGGGTAATAACGATGAAATTGCTTTCGGCGGAACATTTCAGAACCTGCTCGAAATCTCGGCGAAACAGTTAACTACGGTCAATTTAGCTGCTGAACTGACCTGGCGCGACTCATACGTGACTATAAATCGCTGCAACAATGTCTTGTCCGCATTAAGCATTGTGGACGAAGATAAACGTGCCCGGATTGAGGGTGAAGCCAGATTTATACGCGGATCGGTTTACTTTGATTTGGTAAGATTGTATGCCAAAACATGGGGCGACGGTGATAACGCGACCAACCCGGGCGTTCCGTTGGTGCTGGAACCTACCCGCGTGGTGACAGAAGAAAACAAGCTTGCCAGAAATTCAGTTGCAGAAGTGTATGCACAGGTTCTGGAAGACCTGAATGCTGCTAAATCATTGTTGCCGGAGACCAACACGATTTATGCAAACAAATATGCTGCTTCGGCCCAGCTCTCTCGTGTATATCTGCAACAAGGAAATTTTGCGCTAGCTCGCGACGAAGCCAATACTGTGATTGGATCGGGCGATTACACTCTTAACAGCACATTTGAATCATTGTTTTACACATTTATAAACAATGGTGGTGCAAACCCGAGGGAGTATATTTTCTCTATGATCGTTACGTCACAAGATGGAACGAACGATTTGAATACTTACTTTGGAACAACCGTTGACGATATTCCCGGAACTGGCGGCCGCGGCGATATCCGTATTCTGGCCAAACACAGGGCCCTATACGAAGCCGGTGACAAGCGCGGTGCGTTTTTTCTGACGCCCAACAGCAATACTTATACGCAAAAGCATTTGGACAACCTGGGCAACGTATTGCAGTTCCGTCTGGCGGAAATGTATCTGACACGCGCGGAAGCTAATTTCCGGCTTGGAACCGTCGTAGGCGCAACACCTTTGGCTGACATTAACCGTATTCGTGTGAGAGCCGGCCTGAAAGCTGCTACCGCAGTAACATTGCCATCGATCCTGAAAGAACGTCACCTTGAACTTGCATTTGAGGGTCTTGCACTGCATGACGCAAAACGAAACAAGCAAAATGTCGGCACAATTCCTTACAACTCACCAAGATTGATTTTCCCGATCCCGCAACGCGAAATTGATGTAAACAAAAAGCTGGTGCAGAACGAAGGCTATAATTAG
- a CDS encoding DUF4302 domain-containing protein — protein sequence MKKSILYLLFLCAFFTACDNKDDTVFEETADARLNAALASYEKQLIEAPYGWNAVIYPGGGGTYGFHFKFDEKNRVTMYSDFSDETAAKSKESSYRLKAVQTPVLIFDTYSYLHILADPDKSVNGGETGLGLQSDFEFSIFPDSVKAESITLVGRKNNSRLVLTKATQAQVAAYAAGDLADAVLFNNITKYQAYFKRVTLGNVTYEITLSPSTRTIKLTWLDGSVPRTFTTSYYFTAAGVSFTSPLVNGSQTINGFTNVTWNANAAQVGVTAAGVKGTIVGAIKPLSVDLAAARRWWQEPIESGGYWTSWMGFHVNGVDDALKVQTLKVGDLQYYSYLYQPASDGDIDIFGPLFYENQSLSLEYGHGAGRPTFTSDGRIVFSQVATYGNLPTSGPAIESAKFLFEASGHYLIQTSETTYDMVSAKDAKSWIAWE from the coding sequence ATGAAAAAATCCATATTATATCTGCTGTTTTTGTGCGCTTTTTTCACTGCTTGTGATAATAAGGACGACACTGTCTTTGAAGAAACGGCGGATGCACGCTTGAATGCAGCTCTGGCATCTTACGAAAAACAGCTTATAGAAGCACCTTATGGCTGGAATGCAGTTATATACCCGGGTGGGGGCGGCACGTATGGCTTTCATTTCAAATTTGATGAAAAGAACCGGGTAACGATGTATTCGGACTTTTCTGACGAGACTGCTGCTAAATCCAAAGAAAGCAGTTACCGCCTGAAAGCCGTTCAAACGCCAGTTTTGATCTTTGACACTTATTCTTATCTCCACATTCTGGCGGATCCGGACAAAAGCGTAAATGGTGGCGAAACTGGATTGGGTTTGCAGTCAGATTTCGAGTTCAGCATTTTCCCGGATTCTGTCAAAGCAGAGTCGATCACGCTTGTTGGCAGGAAAAATAACAGCAGGTTGGTCCTCACCAAGGCGACCCAGGCGCAGGTTGCTGCTTATGCTGCAGGGGACCTGGCAGACGCCGTGTTATTTAACAACATTACCAAGTATCAGGCTTACTTTAAGCGAGTTACGCTGGGAAATGTAACTTATGAAATCACGCTAAGCCCAAGCACCCGCACCATTAAGCTCACATGGCTGGATGGAAGCGTTCCCAGGACTTTTACAACCAGTTATTATTTCACCGCGGCAGGCGTTTCATTTACTTCCCCGCTTGTGAATGGCTCACAAACGATCAATGGTTTTACCAATGTGACTTGGAATGCGAATGCGGCGCAGGTTGGGGTTACCGCAGCAGGTGTGAAAGGCACAATCGTAGGTGCAATAAAACCGCTGTCCGTTGATCTTGCAGCCGCGAGGAGATGGTGGCAGGAACCTATTGAATCCGGGGGCTATTGGACCTCTTGGATGGGATTTCATGTGAATGGTGTGGACGACGCTTTGAAAGTCCAGACGCTCAAAGTGGGCGACTTGCAATATTACAGCTACCTTTACCAGCCTGCTTCTGATGGAGATATTGATATTTTTGGGCCGCTATTTTATGAAAATCAGTCGTTATCGCTAGAATATGGACATGGAGCCGGACGCCCTACATTTACCAGTGACGGACGAATCGTATTTTCACAGGTTGCAACTTATGGCAACCTCCCAACATCAGGACCAGCCATTGAATCAGCCAAGTTCCTCTTCGAAGCAAGCGGACATTATTTGATCCAGACCTCGGAAACAACTTACGATATGGTCAGCGCGAAGGACGCCAAATCCTGGATTGCTTGGGAATAA
- a CDS encoding zinc-binding metallopeptidase: protein MIGKHLYTLFFAALIFSVGLSGCKEEEIGEVEEIPGLGGDEWVQGPIDKWILDSLVTPYNISAKYKWDQFEFGNITKTLVPPEESQVIPLLSTIRKAWTAPYVEEAGKVFYNKYSPKFFILSGSNEYNAEGSVTLGTAEGGRKVVLFGVNLFKIKGMPGYNAGRDSSFVKDWFLHTIHHEFGHILHQTVLYPVEYKNISRALYQGGNWINWSDEDARRDGFVTAYSSSSFDEDFVEMIAMMLTEGKVGFDKLVNAIPEGTSPRGTTKAQAQAALRQKEAIIVAYYKNTWKIDFYSLQKRVRTSMNKLF from the coding sequence ATGATAGGAAAACATTTATATACGCTTTTCTTCGCTGCCCTCATTTTTAGTGTGGGATTGAGCGGATGTAAGGAAGAGGAAATAGGAGAGGTGGAGGAGATTCCAGGCCTGGGCGGCGATGAGTGGGTGCAGGGCCCGATCGACAAGTGGATCCTGGACAGCCTCGTGACGCCGTACAACATTTCGGCCAAATACAAGTGGGACCAGTTCGAGTTTGGCAACATTACAAAAACGCTCGTTCCACCCGAGGAATCGCAGGTTATTCCCTTGCTGAGCACAATCAGAAAGGCTTGGACGGCGCCTTATGTGGAGGAAGCGGGAAAAGTTTTTTATAATAAATATTCGCCCAAATTCTTCATATTGTCTGGCAGTAACGAGTACAATGCAGAGGGTTCCGTAACATTGGGAACTGCGGAAGGCGGCCGTAAAGTGGTTTTGTTCGGGGTAAATTTATTCAAAATCAAAGGAATGCCTGGTTATAATGCCGGCCGGGATTCGTCCTTTGTGAAAGACTGGTTCCTGCACACGATCCATCACGAATTTGGTCATATTCTACACCAAACGGTTCTTTATCCGGTTGAATATAAGAACATTAGCAGGGCACTTTATCAGGGAGGGAACTGGATCAACTGGTCCGACGAGGACGCACGGCGTGATGGGTTTGTGACGGCTTACAGCTCGTCCAGTTTTGACGAAGACTTTGTTGAAATGATTGCCATGATGCTGACGGAAGGTAAAGTTGGTTTTGATAAACTCGTCAATGCAATCCCGGAAGGAACAAGCCCGAGAGGAACAACCAAGGCGCAGGCGCAGGCTGCATTAAGGCAGAAAGAGGCAATCATAGTCGCATATTACAAGAACACCTGGAAGATTGATTTTTACAGCCTGCAAAAACGGGTCAGAACGTCGATGAACAAGCTATTTTAA